The Acidimicrobiia bacterium genome window below encodes:
- a CDS encoding glycosyltransferase WbuB, translating to MRLLVIAPHLAPDTAPTGVVVSALVTEMAAAGHQVHVVTSLPWYKKHAVDPDWKGRGWRQHGEFAGATVTRCYPFPSAKSNLLGRAMGFIGFTLLATLASVFTRKRFDAVLAVSPPLTLGLAGWVAARRHRCPLIFNIQDVFPDVAIEVGALTSKPAIRFFKGLERFCYRRAQTVAVLSDDLAANVAAKVGTGGPPVAVIPNFVDTTAITPQDRVTDYRTEHGLGERTVVMYAGNLGHSQSLNLMVETARRHQNRSDVIYVINGDGVAAAELKAAAASLPNLVMVGYQSADRLSEVLASADLHLILLRKGLGASSVPSKMYSILAAGRPIVASIDPDSEVTRVLGEVQAGLSVPPEDPEAFVAAVEQLLDDPQLRQEMGQAGRNWVKQWPTATQIAQKYQELAKGLAKG from the coding sequence ATGCGTCTTTTAGTTATTGCCCCCCACCTGGCCCCCGATACCGCCCCCACCGGGGTGGTGGTTTCAGCCTTAGTGACCGAAATGGCGGCCGCCGGGCACCAAGTACACGTGGTGACCTCGCTGCCGTGGTACAAAAAACACGCCGTAGACCCCGACTGGAAAGGCCGCGGTTGGCGGCAACACGGCGAGTTTGCTGGTGCCACCGTGACCCGGTGCTACCCGTTTCCGTCGGCCAAAAGTAATTTACTGGGTCGAGCCATGGGTTTTATCGGCTTCACCCTGCTGGCCACCTTGGCCTCGGTCTTTACCCGAAAACGGTTCGATGCAGTGCTGGCAGTTTCGCCGCCCTTAACTTTGGGCCTGGCCGGATGGGTAGCGGCCCGCCGCCACCGATGCCCGCTGATTTTTAATATCCAAGATGTGTTCCCCGATGTAGCGATAGAAGTAGGGGCGCTGACCTCAAAACCTGCCATACGTTTTTTTAAGGGCCTTGAACGTTTCTGCTACCGCCGAGCCCAAACAGTGGCCGTGCTTTCTGACGATTTGGCCGCCAACGTGGCCGCCAAGGTGGGCACTGGTGGTCCGCCGGTGGCGGTCATCCCCAATTTTGTCGACACCACGGCTATCACCCCCCAAGACCGAGTCACTGATTACCGCACCGAACACGGGCTCGGGGAGCGCACCGTAGTCATGTACGCCGGCAACCTTGGGCACTCACAATCGTTGAACCTGATGGTAGAAACCGCCCGCCGCCACCAAAACCGTAGCGACGTGATCTACGTAATAAACGGCGACGGGGTGGCTGCCGCTGAGTTAAAAGCGGCCGCCGCAAGTTTGCCCAACCTGGTCATGGTGGGCTACCAAAGCGCTGACCGTTTGAGCGAAGTATTAGCCAGCGCCGACCTGCACCTGATTCTCTTGCGCAAAGGCTTAGGGGCCTCGAGCGTGCCTTCAAAAATGTATTCCATACTGGCCGCCGGGCGCCCAATAGTGGCCAGCATCGACCCCGACTCTGAAGTAACCCGGGTACTGGGTGAAGTACAAGCCGGGCTAAGCGTGCCCCCCGAGGACCCTGAAGCTTTTGTCGCCGCCGTGGAACAACTGCTCGACGACCCTCAGTTGCGTCAAGAAATGGGTCAAGCGGGACGCAACTGGGTAAAACAATGGCCCACCGCTACCCAAATTGCACAAAAGTACCAAGAACTTGCCAAAGGGCTCGCTAAAGGGTGA
- a CDS encoding glycosyltransferase family 1 protein, translating to MPATQTIAVNLLSVVPGRVGGAEEYAVRVLSAYAQHGPADIRPVLYVLDGFQTAHPELVGSFEIEVCPVNGYSRGRRVLAESTWLARRATGAVHHFGGRLPWRTGRPTAVTIHDLQPLDHPERFSTTKAAYLSWALPRSIRRADVVVGVSDRVTQRLSEGFPIDPQKIVTVSSGVPEVAEQPAVSTGPPTILYPAATYPHKNHLVLIDAFNQLAERHPEVRLVLTGGAGRAEAQVIDAVANSPHTDRIDRLGRVSENELVERMAAATVLAFPSSYEGFGLPVLEAMAMGVPVVAGAGTPAADLVNDPALLADPNDVATWVQALDRLVSDPDSCYQAAQKGLARAQAHRWEYSAAQLEQAWRLLIAEI from the coding sequence ATGCCTGCCACCCAAACCATTGCCGTGAACTTGTTATCGGTGGTACCCGGCCGTGTGGGAGGCGCCGAAGAATACGCCGTACGAGTACTGTCGGCTTACGCCCAACACGGGCCGGCAGACATTCGCCCGGTGCTTTACGTGCTCGACGGATTCCAAACCGCTCACCCCGAACTTGTCGGGTCTTTCGAAATCGAGGTTTGCCCAGTTAATGGCTACTCGCGGGGCCGTCGAGTGCTGGCCGAATCAACCTGGTTAGCGAGGCGAGCCACCGGGGCGGTTCATCACTTTGGGGGGAGGCTTCCCTGGCGCACCGGCCGGCCCACTGCGGTAACCATCCACGACCTCCAACCGCTCGACCACCCGGAGCGTTTCTCAACAACTAAGGCGGCCTACCTTTCATGGGCGCTTCCGCGGTCAATTCGACGAGCCGACGTCGTAGTAGGGGTAAGCGACCGAGTAACTCAACGCTTGAGCGAAGGGTTCCCCATAGACCCGCAAAAAATAGTCACCGTGTCATCTGGGGTGCCCGAAGTGGCCGAGCAACCTGCTGTTTCAACAGGCCCTCCTACCATTTTGTACCCCGCCGCTACTTACCCACACAAAAACCACTTGGTACTTATTGACGCCTTTAACCAGTTGGCAGAGCGCCACCCCGAGGTTCGGTTGGTGCTCACCGGGGGAGCAGGTCGGGCCGAGGCCCAAGTGATAGACGCCGTAGCCAACTCGCCCCACACCGACCGCATAGACCGCCTCGGGCGCGTGTCAGAAAACGAATTGGTTGAGCGCATGGCTGCGGCCACTGTGCTGGCTTTTCCCTCTTCTTACGAAGGGTTTGGCCTTCCGGTGCTCGAAGCCATGGCCATGGGGGTGCCCGTAGTAGCCGGCGCCGGCACCCCAGCCGCCGACCTCGTAAACGACCCTGCACTTTTAGCCGACCCCAACGATGTCGCCACTTGGGTACAGGCTCTAGATCGTTTGGTTAGCGATCCCGATAGTTGCTACCAAGCGGCCCAAAAAGGGCTAGCCCGAGCCCAAGCCCACCGGTGGGAGTACTCCGCGGCGCAACTTGAGCAGGCTTGGCGTTTACTGATAGCCGAAATTTAA
- a CDS encoding glycosyltransferase — MTVPCVPSVDLVAIDLPDAPVGWVRLKVSVVSADPQVVGVSLLAASGQRFRLRKSGQGFDQILLRPAEAGHLEVSGLALSEVHVSLAPSSPWAARWRVAQAVTADIRRLGIRRRNLRTLGIMLRARDFSSIGQRLTARYHRAPQAASTSSSVLTPEGWMRRFMTLTEAEQLALEATPVAGPSFSFIVTGEGDPSVVITSLQNQLGVDPEVLVVDDPNKGLAAANGDWVVLTNPAQRFHPASVFALSQAAQNPEVHLLVADGCYETDGQATSIWANPPWNLDLILEGEGAGPLVAVRRAVALEVGPVVSDVWATPTDLALKVVAAHGEASVAQVPFPLVTSVGSQAHELDQVVAQHLEQACPQAKVLPGLTSGTRHVQWPLPQPAPLVSVLIPTKDRAALLERCLTGLYQHTEYPNIEIILVDHQSTEAAAQKILAQSAERPNTQVLQFSGPFNFAAMNNLAAQAAKGEVLCLLNNDTEVTHPGWLTELVAQVSRPEVGAVGPMLRYPDGTVQHAGLHPNLGSLYGHGHKHFPPENFGYRNRLATAHRVAAVTGACLVTPKSLWTELGGMDEAFAVAYNDVDYCLQVRQVGHQVMWTPYAELIHHESVSRGYDEHPKEGDRLAREAGLLQQRWADSFADDPAYSPNLTWEDTNFSLSDNPRTTPPWRTVR, encoded by the coding sequence GTGACCGTTCCTTGTGTTCCGTCGGTTGACTTGGTGGCTATTGACCTGCCCGATGCCCCGGTTGGGTGGGTCCGGTTAAAGGTTTCGGTGGTTTCGGCTGATCCGCAAGTTGTCGGGGTTTCTTTGCTTGCGGCGAGCGGCCAACGTTTTCGTTTGAGAAAGAGCGGCCAAGGTTTTGATCAGATTCTTTTGCGTCCTGCTGAAGCCGGCCATCTTGAAGTTTCGGGTTTAGCGCTTTCAGAGGTGCATGTTTCTCTGGCCCCCTCATCGCCTTGGGCGGCCCGCTGGCGGGTGGCTCAGGCCGTGACGGCCGATATACGGCGTTTGGGCATTCGCCGCCGCAATTTACGTACGTTGGGCATCATGTTGCGGGCCCGTGATTTTTCTAGCATCGGGCAGCGCTTAACCGCTCGCTATCACCGTGCTCCACAGGCGGCTTCAACTTCCAGCAGTGTGTTAACCCCAGAGGGGTGGATGCGACGCTTTATGACCTTAACCGAAGCCGAACAGTTGGCTCTCGAAGCGACGCCTGTTGCGGGGCCAAGTTTTTCTTTCATTGTTACGGGTGAGGGTGACCCGTCAGTGGTTATCACGAGTTTGCAAAACCAGTTGGGGGTCGACCCAGAGGTTTTGGTGGTTGACGACCCCAATAAAGGCTTAGCGGCCGCAAATGGCGATTGGGTGGTGCTGACTAACCCGGCTCAACGTTTTCACCCGGCCAGCGTTTTTGCTTTAAGCCAGGCTGCTCAGAACCCAGAGGTCCACTTGTTGGTGGCCGATGGTTGCTACGAAACCGACGGCCAAGCAACCAGTATCTGGGCCAACCCACCGTGGAACCTTGATCTTATTTTAGAAGGCGAGGGGGCGGGCCCTTTGGTGGCGGTGCGGCGTGCCGTTGCGCTAGAGGTAGGCCCGGTGGTTAGCGACGTTTGGGCTACGCCAACCGACCTGGCTCTCAAGGTAGTAGCTGCCCATGGCGAAGCTTCGGTGGCTCAGGTTCCTTTTCCTCTGGTTACTTCAGTCGGTTCTCAAGCGCATGAGCTTGACCAGGTGGTGGCCCAGCATCTTGAGCAGGCTTGCCCGCAGGCCAAGGTGTTACCTGGCCTTACTTCTGGCACCCGACACGTTCAATGGCCGCTCCCCCAACCCGCTCCCTTGGTGTCGGTACTCATCCCCACCAAAGATCGAGCGGCTTTGCTCGAGCGTTGCCTTACCGGCCTGTATCAGCACACCGAATACCCCAACATTGAGATCATTTTGGTGGACCATCAAAGCACCGAGGCGGCGGCCCAAAAGATTTTGGCTCAATCCGCAGAGCGGCCAAATACTCAGGTGTTGCAGTTCTCTGGGCCTTTCAATTTTGCTGCCATGAATAATTTGGCTGCTCAAGCAGCCAAAGGCGAGGTGCTTTGTTTGCTCAACAACGACACCGAGGTAACCCACCCGGGGTGGTTAACCGAGTTGGTAGCGCAAGTAAGCCGGCCAGAAGTTGGTGCGGTGGGGCCGATGCTGCGCTACCCGGACGGCACGGTGCAGCACGCTGGTTTGCACCCCAATTTGGGCAGTTTGTACGGCCACGGCCACAAGCACTTTCCGCCAGAGAATTTTGGTTACCGCAATCGACTGGCGACCGCTCATCGGGTAGCGGCGGTTACTGGGGCTTGTTTGGTCACCCCGAAAAGTCTTTGGACCGAGTTGGGCGGCATGGACGAGGCTTTTGCCGTGGCTTATAACGATGTGGACTATTGCTTGCAGGTACGCCAAGTCGGCCATCAGGTTATGTGGACCCCTTACGCTGAATTGATTCATCATGAGTCAGTAAGCCGAGGCTACGACGAGCACCCCAAAGAAGGTGACCGTTTGGCCCGCGAAGCCGGTTTGCTGCAACAGCGCTGGGCCGACAGTTTTGCTGACGACCCGGCTTACTCGCCCAACTTGACGTGGGAAGACACCAACTTTTCTTTGTCCGACAACCCGCGCACTACCCCACCTTGGCGAACCGTCCGCTAG
- a CDS encoding LytR family transcriptional regulator encodes MPRSSAAGLRRSWPQRIILGFSLSLAIGLVFASSRLTDFDEVIGSIVRIEVGAGVLAPAPTTPAQVSESGDVLVPVAADPQAPRNFLLIGTDSAIGLDPDDPAAQRDHPEGFALADVIMLARVDPGMGRIHLISIPRDLYLPIYSEGVPLREEKLASSLMVGGLEQGAPTLVETISTNFNVPIHNFAVVDFYGFEQIVDLVGGVNMCFETAMRDPASQFFMNTAGCHTLDGPTALAYVRSRKMEALVDGWWRRVGASNDMERNQRQQDFMILMLEKMVDQDISTLLTNTDLIETAAGMVVFDERITLGELMDLGQSFVDIEPDHVIQHVLPVTDGWAGEISVLKLTSESQVAFEVFRGETVNNQEVPVLLVDARGDSAAATVEGDLAILGFAVETVVGDLQDETTIRVAPEYFAQGVLVARYIEPTPRFIYVDDFGGTVELTLGADFAAYRWPPATLEEVETVARVGLGND; translated from the coding sequence GTGCCCCGATCTTCTGCTGCCGGGCTGCGACGCTCGTGGCCACAACGAATCATCCTTGGCTTTAGCCTCTCTTTGGCTATTGGCCTCGTTTTTGCTTCAAGCCGCCTCACCGACTTTGACGAGGTCATTGGCAGCATCGTGCGCATTGAAGTAGGGGCCGGGGTGCTAGCCCCCGCACCAACTACCCCGGCTCAAGTGTCAGAATCTGGCGACGTATTGGTGCCGGTAGCGGCCGACCCCCAAGCCCCCCGAAACTTTTTGCTCATCGGCACCGACAGCGCTATTGGCCTCGACCCCGACGATCCGGCCGCTCAACGCGACCACCCCGAAGGGTTTGCTTTGGCCGACGTCATCATGTTGGCCCGGGTAGACCCCGGAATGGGCCGCATTCATTTGATTTCAATCCCCCGTGACCTTTACCTGCCTATCTACAGCGAGGGAGTGCCTCTTCGCGAAGAAAAATTGGCTTCCTCATTGATGGTAGGAGGGCTCGAACAAGGCGCCCCCACCTTGGTTGAAACCATCAGCACCAACTTCAACGTGCCCATTCACAACTTTGCGGTAGTGGACTTTTACGGCTTTGAACAGATCGTTGACCTGGTCGGCGGGGTAAACATGTGCTTCGAGACCGCCATGCGTGACCCCGCCTCACAATTTTTTATGAACACCGCAGGCTGCCATACCCTCGACGGCCCCACCGCTTTGGCTTATGTTCGCAGTCGTAAAATGGAAGCTTTAGTTGATGGTTGGTGGCGCCGAGTAGGAGCTTCAAACGACATGGAGCGCAACCAACGCCAACAAGACTTCATGATTTTGATGTTAGAAAAAATGGTTGACCAAGACATCAGCACCTTGTTGACCAACACCGACCTGATTGAAACCGCTGCCGGCATGGTGGTTTTTGATGAGCGCATCACGCTGGGTGAGCTAATGGACCTCGGTCAATCTTTTGTTGACATTGAACCTGATCATGTGATTCAACACGTATTACCGGTTACCGACGGATGGGCCGGGGAGATCTCGGTGCTCAAACTCACCAGCGAAAGCCAAGTTGCTTTCGAAGTGTTTCGTGGTGAAACGGTAAATAATCAAGAAGTGCCGGTACTTCTCGTTGATGCCCGTGGCGACAGCGCCGCCGCCACCGTCGAAGGTGACTTGGCTATCTTAGGTTTTGCGGTAGAAACGGTGGTCGGAGACCTACAAGACGAAACGACTATTCGAGTGGCTCCTGAGTACTTTGCTCAAGGCGTTTTGGTGGCTCGTTATATTGAGCCCACCCCAAGATTTATTTACGTCGATGACTTTGGCGGCACCGTTGAGTTGACCCTTGGTGCTGACTTTGCCGCCTACCGCTGGCCACCCGCAACATTAGAAGAAGTTGAAACGGTGGCTCGAGTGGGTCTCGGCAACGACTAG
- a CDS encoding 4-amino-4-deoxychorismate lyase produces MTDFSSGACWVNGQLVDRSTPTVSALDHAIVVGDGVFETLQVIDGTPFALTRHLARLRFSSDGLGLLPPDAGQVRDAIAAVLDADPVAGLLRITWSSGAGPLGSSRGDGPGTLIVATQVANRWEATTRVHLCPWSRNEHGALVGLKTTSYAENVLALDAAHQNQCSEALFLNTAGLVCEGTGTNLFVVVDDQLVTPPLSSGCLAGITRSLILEVTDAQERDLHPDELASASEAFLTSSTRDVQAISHIDDLVLPFAPGSQTQAAAAAFAEVLANRLDP; encoded by the coding sequence ATGACTGATTTTTCTTCGGGCGCTTGTTGGGTTAACGGTCAACTGGTTGACCGTTCTACTCCTACTGTCTCTGCGCTAGACCACGCCATTGTGGTGGGCGATGGGGTGTTTGAGACCTTGCAGGTGATTGACGGTACTCCGTTTGCTTTGACCCGCCATTTGGCTCGTCTACGTTTTTCTTCTGATGGTTTGGGTTTGTTGCCGCCGGATGCTGGTCAGGTGCGTGACGCCATAGCGGCGGTTTTGGATGCCGACCCGGTGGCGGGGTTATTGCGTATTACTTGGTCGAGTGGGGCGGGGCCGTTGGGTTCGTCTCGTGGCGATGGCCCAGGTACGTTGATTGTGGCTACTCAGGTGGCCAATAGGTGGGAAGCCACCACAAGAGTCCACCTGTGCCCTTGGAGTCGCAACGAGCACGGGGCCCTGGTTGGCTTAAAAACTACTTCGTATGCCGAAAACGTTTTGGCGCTCGATGCCGCCCATCAAAACCAGTGCAGCGAGGCCTTGTTTTTGAACACGGCAGGCTTGGTGTGTGAGGGCACGGGCACCAACCTTTTTGTGGTGGTAGACGACCAACTGGTTACTCCCCCGTTGTCTTCGGGGTGTTTAGCCGGCATCACCCGGTCGCTGATTCTTGAGGTTACTGATGCCCAAGAGCGCGACTTGCACCCTGATGAATTGGCTTCTGCTTCGGAAGCTTTTTTGACTTCTTCAACGCGAGACGTGCAGGCCATTAGCCACATTGATGATCTGGTTCTTCCATTTGCTCCGGGTTCACAAACCCAAGCGGCGGCCGCTGCTTTTGCCGAGGTATTAGCGAACCGGCTCGACCCTTAA